The DNA region TGGAAGTGGCGATCGTTTCCGTGCTCCGGGAGTCGATCGTGCGGGGGGTGTTAGAAGTGCCCTGGCAGCAACTCTTGGCCACGGGCGTATTTCTGTTGGTTTTGACTCTGATTCTGTTGGCCCGGGTTTGGTTGCCGCCCACCTTTGAGGGCATTGATCCCGAAAAGCGGATCATGGAGCGCTATCGCCATGTCGCCAATGGGGATCTGGTGGATTAGGCCAAAAGCCCCTAACTCGCGATCGCGCTACCCCATCGATCGCGGCGATCGGGTCAAAATGCAGTAGTCTTATTAGCTGTGGATTCAGTTTACTAGAGACGGTTCCAGTGGTGATTGAGCTAGGTCAGCGCGTCAAAGTGCGCCGGATTCGCGATCGCATGTCCACCGCGATGGTTGAAAAAATTAAACAAAATCCGGTCGGTACGGTTAAGGAATACAAAATGGTTGACGGCAGCGGCATCGGCGTTGTCGTTGAGTTTACGGGTGGTTTGGCAACTTGGTTTTTTGAAGACGAACTCGAAGCGGTCTAAGCAACGAGTGAATAAATTACGCCAGTGGGAGTTGTTCCGCTGGCGTTTTTATTTGGGACAAATGATTTGGCTAGCGCTAGTAGTGGCGTGACAGGTTTCATTCATTTAGATCTCTTGCACAAATGAAACCCCTCTGAATCACGATGGGCTGATCAACGATCATCTCGTAGGTTGGGTTGAGGCACGAAACCCAACAGCAGTAAGGCTTGCCGTGATTGAGTTGGGTTTCGCAAAGCTCAACCCAACCTACTAGCTGGAGAGCGATCGACCTCGCACCACCCCACAGGAACTTGCTAGGCTGTGGGTAGCGACCTCACCCCGATCGCCCCATGACCACCGAAACTCGCCTCAACACCCTCGAAGCCCAGCTCCAGCAACTGACGATCAACGTCACCACCCTGGCCAGCGTCACCACGCAGCAGTCCTTTGATTGGAATCAGCGGTTTAGCCACCTCGCCGAACTGACGGCCGCGAATACGCAGGCGATCGCCACCAACACACAGGCGATCGGGGAATTGCGCTTGGCGATCAACGGTCTGCAACAGGCCATGGAAGGGTTAAATAACCGAATCACCCAATTGGAGCAGGTCGTAGACGATCGCACCGATACGTTCCTGGGCTTATTTGACCAAACCTTTGCCCGCATGGATCAGATGCAAAGTGACATCACCTCCCTAAAAGCAGATGTCACGGGCCTGAAAACAGATGTCACAGGCCTAAAAACAGAAATTCAACGGGTGATCGAAATTTTGGGCGAGATGCGCCAGTAAATACACGCCGGTCGGCAATCGTTGGCACAATGGGGGGCGACAACGCTA from Limnothrix sp. FACHB-406 includes:
- a CDS encoding DUF2862 domain-containing protein: MVIELGQRVKVRRIRDRMSTAMVEKIKQNPVGTVKEYKMVDGSGIGVVVEFTGGLATWFFEDELEAV